In Priestia megaterium NBRC 15308 = ATCC 14581, the following proteins share a genomic window:
- the atpD gene encoding F0F1 ATP synthase subunit beta, translating to MTKGRVTQIMGPVVDVKFDNGHLPAIYNALKISHKPSSASEVAIELTLEVAIHLGDNTVRTVAMSSTDGLVRGLEVEDTGAAISVPVGDVTLGRVFNVLGEKIDLDAPIDAGARRDPIHRQAPKFENLSTQAEILETGIKVVDLLAPYIKGGKIGLFGGAGVGKTVLIQELINNIAQEHGGISVFAGVGERTREGNDLYHEMTDSGVIKKTAMVFGQMNEPPGARQRVALTGLTMAEYFRDEQGQDVLFFIDNIFRFTQAGSEVSALLGRMPSAVGYQPTLATEMGQLQERITSTSVGSVTSIQAIYVPADDYTDPAPATTFAHLDATTNLERKLSEMGIYPAVDPLASTSRALSPEIVGEEHYAIARQVQQTLQRYKELQDIIAILGMDELSDEDKLVVQRARRVQFFLSQNFHVAEQFTGQKGSYVPVKETVKGFKEILEGKYDHLPEDAFRLVGRIEEVIENAKRMGVEV from the coding sequence ATGACAAAAGGACGCGTTACTCAAATCATGGGTCCAGTTGTAGACGTAAAGTTTGACAACGGACACCTTCCGGCAATTTATAACGCCCTTAAAATTTCACATAAACCGAGCAGTGCAAGTGAAGTTGCAATCGAATTAACATTAGAAGTTGCGATTCACTTAGGTGATAACACAGTTCGTACAGTAGCAATGTCATCCACTGACGGCTTAGTTCGTGGATTAGAAGTAGAAGATACAGGTGCAGCAATCTCAGTACCAGTTGGTGACGTTACGTTAGGTCGTGTATTTAACGTATTAGGTGAAAAAATCGACTTAGACGCCCCAATCGATGCAGGTGCACGTCGTGATCCAATTCACCGTCAAGCACCAAAGTTCGAAAATCTATCTACACAAGCTGAAATTCTTGAAACGGGTATTAAAGTAGTAGACTTATTAGCTCCTTACATTAAAGGTGGAAAAATCGGTCTATTCGGTGGTGCCGGTGTAGGTAAAACAGTATTGATTCAAGAATTAATCAATAACATTGCTCAAGAGCACGGCGGTATTTCAGTATTCGCTGGTGTAGGTGAGCGTACGCGTGAAGGTAATGACTTATACCATGAAATGACAGATTCTGGTGTTATTAAGAAGACGGCTATGGTATTTGGACAAATGAATGAGCCACCTGGTGCACGTCAACGTGTTGCATTAACAGGATTAACAATGGCAGAATACTTCCGTGACGAACAAGGTCAAGACGTATTATTCTTTATTGATAATATCTTCCGTTTCACACAAGCGGGTTCGGAAGTATCAGCATTACTTGGCCGTATGCCATCAGCAGTAGGTTATCAGCCAACGTTAGCGACAGAAATGGGTCAGCTTCAAGAGCGTATTACGTCAACAAGCGTAGGTTCTGTAACATCGATTCAAGCGATTTACGTACCAGCCGATGACTATACGGATCCAGCTCCAGCGACAACATTTGCTCACTTAGATGCAACAACAAACTTAGAGCGTAAATTATCAGAGATGGGTATTTACCCTGCGGTAGATCCATTAGCATCTACATCTCGCGCTTTATCTCCTGAAATTGTTGGAGAAGAGCACTATGCAATTGCGCGTCAAGTTCAACAAACGTTACAGCGTTATAAAGAGTTACAAGATATCATTGCAATCCTAGGTATGGATGAGTTATCTGATGAAGATAAACTTGTTGTACAACGTGCTCGTCGCGTTCAATTCTTCTTATCTCAAAACTTCCACGTAGCAGAACAATTTACAGGTCAAAAAGGTTCTTATGTTCCTGTAAAAGAAACTGTTAAAGGATTTAAAGAGATCTTGGAAGGTAAATACGATCATTTACCTGAAGATGCGTTCCGTTTAGTTGGTCGCATTGAAGAAGTTATTGAAAATGCGAAACGTATGGGAGTAGAAGTTTAA
- a CDS encoding F0F1 ATP synthase subunit gamma: MASLRDIQTRITSTKKTSQITKAMEMVSAAKLNRAEQNAKSFVPYMEKIQEVVSSVALGSRGASHPMLTARSVKKTGYIVITSDRGLAGAYNSNILRKVSQAIEERHQSPDEYGVIAIGRVGRDFFVKRGIPVLLEITGLADQPAFADIQGIASQTVQMFADGTFDELYLYYNHFINTISQEVTEKKLLPLTDLQPSGKLVGYEFEPSQEEILEVLLPQYAESLIYGGLLDGKASEHAARMTAMKSATDNAKDLINNLTLSYNRARQAAITQEITEIVGGAAALE; this comes from the coding sequence TGGAAATGGTTTCAGCTGCAAAGCTGAATAGAGCGGAACAAAATGCAAAATCGTTTGTTCCATACATGGAAAAAATTCAAGAAGTAGTCTCAAGCGTAGCCCTAGGCAGCAGAGGCGCTTCACATCCAATGCTAACTGCGCGCAGTGTGAAGAAGACTGGTTACATCGTAATCACTTCAGATCGCGGCCTAGCAGGAGCATATAACAGTAATATTTTGCGAAAAGTATCTCAAGCTATTGAAGAACGCCATCAATCACCTGATGAATACGGTGTGATTGCAATTGGACGAGTAGGGAGAGATTTCTTCGTGAAACGCGGCATTCCGGTTTTGCTTGAAATCACAGGCTTAGCAGATCAGCCAGCTTTTGCTGACATTCAAGGAATCGCTTCACAAACAGTTCAAATGTTTGCAGACGGTACGTTTGATGAACTTTACTTATACTACAATCACTTTATCAATACGATTTCACAAGAAGTGACGGAGAAGAAGCTATTGCCTCTAACAGATCTTCAACCTTCTGGTAAACTTGTTGGTTATGAATTTGAACCATCACAAGAAGAGATTTTAGAAGTATTACTTCCTCAGTATGCAGAGAGTTTAATTTACGGCGGCCTACTTGACGGAAAAGCAAGTGAGCATGCTGCTCGTATGACAGCGATGAAAAGTGCAACAGACAACGCAAAAGATCTTATCAATAATCTTACATTGTCATATAACCGTGCACGTCAAGCGGCAATTACCCAGGAAATTACGGAAATTGTTGGCGGAGCGGCAGCGTTAGAATAG